The following coding sequences lie in one Candidatus Omnitrophota bacterium genomic window:
- a CDS encoding tetratricopeptide repeat protein, protein MKIFLSIIAIYLFCVSGVAFASQAGDVKRGNALYHEGKYEEALKEYQKVLSKKPDSDIINFNMGTALYNQEKFDEALSFFQKALLGEDEILKEKTQYNIGNTLYKSGILKEEENLDLAIQSLEKSLESYEKAFVFDEKDEDVEANRKFVKKELERLKKKKETQQDKQCPMPNKDKDQESESDQKKQQQQNQSQNKEQKDKSENKEKQKEDQQQGQQNQPSQQQEQKENQTDQQEQSSQQDQKEQQDEPRQQKQESQSQSSETDEKDQQQSQGQPQDQSKMTKQEASAMLRNYEQNEEPKKLLNLVPQKQDVPIGKDW, encoded by the coding sequence ATGAAAATATTTCTTAGTATAATTGCTATTTATTTGTTTTGCGTTTCTGGTGTTGCCTTTGCTTCGCAGGCTGGTGATGTTAAGAGGGGAAATGCGCTTTATCATGAAGGAAAATATGAAGAGGCGCTAAAAGAATACCAGAAGGTTTTGAGCAAGAAGCCAGACTCTGATATTATTAATTTTAATATGGGAACAGCGCTGTACAATCAAGAGAAATTTGATGAAGCGCTTAGTTTTTTTCAAAAAGCATTGTTAGGAGAAGATGAGATTCTTAAGGAAAAAACGCAATATAATATAGGAAATACACTCTATAAAAGCGGTATTTTAAAAGAAGAAGAGAATTTGGATTTGGCTATTCAATCTTTAGAAAAAAGCCTTGAGTCGTATGAAAAGGCTTTTGTTTTTGATGAAAAAGATGAGGATGTTGAGGCTAACCGAAAATTTGTTAAAAAAGAATTAGAGAGATTAAAAAAGAAAAAGGAAACGCAGCAGGACAAGCAATGTCCGATGCCGAATAAGGATAAAGACCAAGAAAGCGAGTCTGATCAAAAAAAGCAGCAACAGCAAAATCAGTCGCAGAATAAAGAGCAGAAAGACAAAAGCGAAAACAAAGAAAAACAAAAGGAAGATCAGCAGCAAGGTCAGCAGAATCAGCCTAGCCAACAGCAAGAACAAAAAGAGAATCAAACTGATCAGCAAGAGCAGTCTTCTCAACAAGATCAAAAAGAACAGCAGGATGAACCTAGACAGCAGAAGCAAGAATCTCAGTCTCAGTCATCAGAGACTGACGAGAAAGATCAGCAGCAGTCACAAGGGCAACCTCAGGATCAATCGAAAATGACAAAACAAGAGGCCTCGGCCATGCTCCGTAATTATGAGCAAAATGAAGAACCAAAAAAACTTCTTAACCTAGTTCCTCAAAAGCAGGATGTTCCGATAGGAAAAGATTGGTAG